The Neomonachus schauinslandi chromosome 13, ASM220157v2, whole genome shotgun sequence DNA segment GGCTGGGCATAGCCTCTGGGGGTGCCAGCCTCCTGCCAGTCCCCAGCCCCGCTGCTCTGAGCCCTGCCTGGGGGGATTTTGTCCACCATCTGCAATTACCATTCCTGCTGCCCAGCGCCATGTCCACTCAAGGGCGTGCCCAGCCCCCCACTTCGGAgaccctctgccctttcctcctgCAGTCAGCTACTGGTGTGGCTGTGCCCTAGCCTAGGGACTCTGAACAGGGTCCCCAGGGGACActgggcaatgtctggagacaccgTGGCTGTCATGATGAGGGAGGCAGATGTGGAGGCCAGGGATATCCCTCAGCATCCTGCGGAGCACAGGATGGGCTTCACCGCCAAATGTCCTCCTGCCCGGGTTGAGGACCCCTGCTGGAGAGCTTATCAAACCAGAAGCCCCATCAGAGCTGCATCTTGATTTTGAGACTATGACGCTCAGacaaatttgcttttaaatttctgccaaagctagggcacctgggcagctcagtcggtgaagcatctgccttcggctcaggtcatgaacccggggtcctgggatcgagccccgtgtcgtgctccccgctcagcggggagtctgcttctccctctgcccctcccccactcgtgctccctctcaaataaataaataaaatctttttaaaaaaactctcccAAAGTTCCCCAGCGCTTCCACTCCAGAATGCACCATGGACCACCTCCACGGCCCCTGTCCTGTCAGCAGCCCCTGCCCACTGCCCACGTCCACCGACACCGCGTGTACCCACCCTCAGCCCCaagccaggctctgtgcccacaAGTCCCAAGCTAGTTAGGGCCTGGGCTGGAGCAGGGAGATACAACAGAGAGACCCCCACTGGGTGCCCACGTGATGACCACAGACCCCTCCCACGAGTCCTCTCGTCACCTCCCTGCCCCCGGCTTTAGGCAGCATTTCACATGTTCCCTGCTGGCCTCCCTCTCAGGATGTCTGGCTGCGGGATGCCCCAGCCCTGGGCATGACCCTGAGGACAATCTGGAGGCCCCTGCCCAAGAGAGGGCCCCCAACGTGGCCTGGCTGGCCTCCCTTGACTTCGAAGACCCACCTTTACCATCTGGCCTGCACCCTGGATGAGAACCGGAGGCCCTGAGAACCTTCCAGGAGCTTGTGGGGAGCAAAGAGATAAAGCGGACAGATCTCCTTGGTAATGAGCACGGTCCTGCTCCCCTCTCCCATCCTGGAACCAGGGGTCAACCCGGGAGCTCTCTGCCAGGCGTTCGCCCACGGGGCTGTCTGTCTGGACAGGTATCTGTCCCAGCGAGCACTCAGCAGAGACCCCCCAGGATGCCACCCACCAGCCACCAGCTCCCATCCTCCTGCAGCCAACGCCAGGCTCCTCGGGGCTACGCCATGGCTGTGGGGCATGGAGACATTGGCCACTGCAGAGGTTTCCGAAGCTGACACCCAGCGGGACAGTGACACCTTGACCTTTCCCTGGAAAACATGAGGCTTCCCggggcagcccctcccctccccaggtctCCAGAAGGACCAAATGAAGGATCCACTCCCAGGAGGCCCTAGAGGAGTCGGATCCACAGACAcggggagcaggagtggggtcCCGGGGGCTGGGAATAGGGCTTAGGGGACAGAGTCCAGTGTGGGAAGATGACCACGTTCTGGGGACGGACAGAGGGACGGTGCACAACAGTGTGAACGCACGGACGCCCCTGAGCTGTGCATTTAAAAGAGGGTaagagggtaaattttatgtcatgtgtattttcCCACAataaacaattttcaaaaaacatttcaCCCGAGCATGGTGGGTCCGTCCCTGCCTCAGCGGGTCTGAAAAGTTCTCCAGGAGATTTCAATGAACCCTCAAGTTTCCTAAATAATGGGGACCATCAAGATTCCTCCCTTTTGGTTCACAGAGAAGGTGAAGGGGATCACATCTGCATTTGCATCTTCTATCCAGTAGCTGAGTAGGTGGCGGCAGCGGGGAAGGGAGACCAGGCCTAATCGTTTTGCCCACTGGATGAAACTCCGTGTGGTCCGCAAGTACAGAGATGCTGCTGGGAACACAAAGAGAAGGTGATTTAAGAGGTCATTCCTGGGTGAAGGTGAAGTTGTCCAGGTCGTCTGGACACACTTTGGTGACCCAGATTTCCCAATGGGGGTGCTCCCTGGGCCCTGCTGCCAAATGGCACAGAGCTGGGGAACACAGAGGAGGCGGGGCTGTGGGGAGATGAGCAGGTTCAGCTTCCTCAGAGGAAGTGTTCCTGACGCCGGCGGCCAGCCCGCACCCACTGGGCCCCGGAGCCTCCCCTCTGGGGCCTGCCAGGAACTGTCCAGGCCCCAGGGACACAGGCACCTTCCTGTTCCCACTTAGAGGAAGAAGGCCTCCTATTGTCCCGGTGGGGGAAGCCCCCTGAGGGTCTGGGACTGAGCCATGGGGGATTCGGGGAACCGCGTGGCTGGGGGCCCAGACGGTGCTGGCTTGCGGGGCCCCCGCCCCCATAAAAGGGCCCGAGCCCGCTGCCCGGCCTTCCTCACTCCCGGGAGCTCGGCGCAACCACAGCCGCAGCCATGAAGTGCCTCCTGCTcgccctgggcctggccctcGTGTGTGGCATCCAGGCCATCGTCGTCCCCCGGACCATGGAGAACCTGGACCTCCAGAAGGTGGGAGGACGGCGGGTGGGGGTGAGCGGCAGGGTGGGCAGGGCGGTGGGGCCTCAGCAGGGAACATGGGCACGAGCAGAACCCACGACGTCGGGAACCCCACCCAGCTCTCCGTCTTCGGGGCGGCTTGTCTCTTGGTTTCCCAAGAGCCAGAAGGTTCTAGGGAACTCGTATGATGTGTATTCAGACCCACCTGGGGAACACAGGCACGTTAATTCAAGTGTGGAAATCGTGCAGCCCAGTGTCTGGCCGATGGCCGAGGGTCGTCCAGAGCTCACTGACGGCCACCCCAGTCAGACTGGGCCGCCGGCCGGGGTGTGAGGGCGAGCTCCCCGTGGGGCTGGGGCTCCTTCCCGCCCCCGACGGCAGCTCAAGGCCCCCTCCGCAGGTGGCTGGGACGTGGCACTCCATGGCCATGGCGGCCAGCGACATCTCCCTCCTGGACGCCGAGACCGCCCCCCTGAGGGTGTACGTCCAGGAGCTGAGACCCACCCCCGAGGACAACCTAGAGATCATTCTGCGCAAATGGTGGGtgtgccccccaccctggggTTGGGGGCCAGCGAGGGCCTGGCTCCTGGACGGGCAGGTGGGCGGGCAGGGCAGGGTCCTGATGGGAGCCGGCGCCCTGTGGGTGGTTCCCGGTGCCCTCGGAGCCCCCGCCCCGGGCTCTGGGCCAACAGGCCGACCACACAGGGCGGCCCCGGGTCAGCGCGCAGAGAGGCCCGTGCGGAGGCCGGCTGGTCAGCTGTGGGGCTGCGGCCCCGGGGGCCTGGGCAGATCCTGCCGCGAGCCCTGTCTGCTATGAGGGACCATAGCAAGGACAGCTCAAGTTCAGTGTCGCCCCCCAATGCTATCACCACCTTTCAGGGAAGGCAACAGGTGTGTTGAGAAGAAGGTCTTTGCAGAGAAAACTGAGCATGCAGCCAAGTTCAACATCAACTGTGAGTGTCCCCAGCCCCATGGGCTGGCTCTGAGCTGCACACCCCCACAGCTGTCCCTGGGAGGCTGCTGTCCTTGCCGGTGGGAGCGTGAGGTGGGAGAGTGCTCGGGGCTGCCTGGCTCTGACTCAGGGAGCGCTCTGCCCAAGCCCTGGGCCAATGAGcctctcgtgtgtgtgtgtgtgtgtgtgtgtgtgtgtgtgtgtgtggtcaacGAGAGCTTCCTCCCCCACGATTGTTCTTGGAGTCTCTTCTGGCCCACACGGAGCAGGGccacctcctgctctctctggatGGCTGCGACTCACACCTCGTGCTGAGCTCCTGGACTCTGCTGCATGAGGGGGATGCAGAGCACCTTCTTCTACTGCATTCTCTGTCACAAATTGCAACTTTCGGCGGGGGGGGGGATGGTTGTGAattataaaaaacacaaatggaGAACTTAGTGGTAAAATTGAAACAAAGGATGCATAGAAATTTCTTCTGGGTGTTTCCCCAGCAAATTCTATTTGTTTCTCACACTTAAGACTTGCTctggggggcacctaggtggctcagtcgttaagcgtctgccttcagctcaggtcatgatcccagggtcctgggatcgagccccacatcgggctccctgctaggcggggagcctgcttctccctctccctctccccctgcttgtgatcctgctctcactgtgtctctctctgtcaaatagataaataaaatcttaaaaaaaaaaaaaaaaaaagacttgctctGGGCCACCCTgaccctccttctcctcttcagAACCCGTCACGCTCCAGGGCCTGGATCTTCTGCCCCTTTGCTCCCCAGGCCTCTCCTTCGGGTGCTCATCATGCCTCCCCTTCACCTCCCCCTTACCTCCAACTCCTCCCTGCCACACGGGAATGCTTAGCTGCAGCTCTCCTGCTCCAAGCCtcgcctcctcccctctgctgtctCCTCTGCACTGACGATGCGGCCACCTGACAGCTACACACCTGGCCGGCCACACACCAGACCTCTCACCTTCAGCGGGTCTTTGTGCTCCAcccccctgcctctcctctccctttcctctcctgctgcctctggCCATTCCTGCACCTGGTGCCGCCCCATGGGGGCTGCAGGACAGGGATCCAGGTGACTGAGGAACGCCCACCAACACCCGTGAGGGACGCTCCTGCTGGACAGGACTCCATCCTCACTTTggtccttctcttctctccccagatCTGGAGAAGAACAAGGTCTTCGTGCTCGACACAGACTACAAGAACTACCTGTTCTTCTGCGTGGAGAACACGGACGCGCCCGAGCAGAGACTGATGTGCCAGCACCTGGGTGTGCACTGACGATGCGCGGGGTCACCCTGAGTGGGACGGCGGCTAAGGACCCCTGGCCGGCACCGTGGGCACCCAGGGAGCAGACTGTGCAACGTCCTAGTGGCCTGAGGGCCCGGGGGTGGCCAGTCTTTCTCTAGGGGTGGCTAAGGACCCCTGGCCGGCACCGTGGGCACCCAGGGAGCAGACTGTGCAACGTCCTAGTGGCCTGAGGGCCTGGGGGTGGCCAGTCTTTCTCTAGGGGTGGCTAAGTCCACTCACATTGCCTCAGAAATCGGGGAGAAAGGGGCCAGAAGGATGGCTGCTGGTTCAAGGGGCTGGACTTAGTGTTACTGGCTTGGTCAAAAGATGAATACTAATTAGAAGCTTTAGTTGGTGGTAATGTTCTTAATGAAATGCAAGCCCGTGAAACCAGTAGCACAAGGCAGAGACATTGCTGGTTTGCCCGAATGAAGCCCTTTCTGGGGGGGTTATATACACACACCCTCGGTCAGCACATCAGCTATGCTGGGTGAGACCCGACAGCCTAGGGTGCTGGGCCCTCTCCTCCTGTCCACACGCCGTCccgggaggaaggggaggggacagggacccTGGAGCCCAGGGACTGACCCACCACCCCCCACAGCCAAGACCCTGAAGGTCGACAACCAGGTCATGGAGAAATTCAACAGAGCCCTCGAGACTCTGCCCGTGCACATGCGGATCATCCTGGACCTGACCCAGGGCAAGGGTGAGCTCTAGCCCGCAGcagccaccccccgccccccacgtgCTGTCCCAGTTCTGGCTCCCGTCAGGGTTCTAGAGACATCAGGGCAGCATCTTCCTTCACTGGTGGCCCCCATTCCCCAGACCCCCCAGCTTGGGGGGTGGCAGGTGCAGAGCCCCTGAGGCAGGGTCTCCAGCCCCATCCCTCTGCCACACCCCTCTGGGCCCAGGGCTGTCCTGGCGACTTGTGACCCCCccccctggccctcccccccccccacagagcaGTGCCGCGTCTAGGTGAGCTCCTGCCTGACCCGCCTCCTGGGGTAACGTACCAGCCCTGCCCCCACGTCCTGGGCACATGCATGGTGGGAGGCGTCCCAGGGGACCCCAGCTCCCCTCATCGGGCCCTGGTCCCTCTTCAGGAATGGCTGGGACCTCCTGGTGTCCCTCCTGGTGACCACCGGGGCCAGGCTGGCAATGCCAGTCAACTGCTTGGCTGTCCTAGAACCACTTAGGTCCAAGCATGTGCCCTCCTGTGGGACCCCGTGCTTTCTTTTGGGGTTCAGGTTGTTGTTTTAAGGAGGTGGAGGGGAaacaggatggggagggggttgggtgaTGGTTGGGTGGCAGAGAAAGCCGAGAATGTGCAGGCCAGGGGCCGCATTATTAAGGGGAGATGTCctcgccacccccacccctgtcccctctcccccaacagcATGCTCTCTGCCTTTGTCTGTTTTAGTGACCTGCAAAACCCCATTGCTTGCCTCCCCCACAGGAGAAACCAGACCCTGCCCGCCCACCCCAGAAGGCAGAAGTTTCCTTGTCCTTTCGAAGAAGAAGCCTGCCACCCTGTcttgtcctcttcctccttcctgggtcTGTGTGCTCAGGCTGGGAGCCTACTCTCTGAGGACTCTAAATAAAACCGCATGACCTCCCCTCTGTGAAGTGTGTTGTTGGGGGGGCCTGTGGGTTATGGTGCCTTGGGCTCTGCTGGCGTTTTCGGGGGGTTCTGGAGGGGACCAGCTCCTGGGGGTAAATTTCCTTTGGTTTCTCGTCCACAGAACAGGAGAATCCACTTGCACAAAATTTGTAAACTATCTAGAAACTATCAGAATCAATGAGCTAGGAGGAAAACTCATGGCCCTTAATCCTTAAATTAGTTAGCtaaaggaaactaaaataaatgactctatggggtgcctgggtggctcagttggttaagcgactgcctttggctcaggtcatgatcctggagtcccaggatcgagtcccgcattgggctccctgctcagcgggggggtctgcttctccctctgaccctcccccctctcctgtgctctctctctctttctcattctctctcagataaataaataaaatctttaaaaaaataaaaaaataaaaaataaaataaatgaatctacaATCAATTCAGGTTAGAAAAGAAgcattaaaataaggaaaataaggttCCTGTGCCCCCAAGGTGAGGGCAGGGATGGGCTTAGCTCCCCTGTGAGAAagagctgggaaaaaaaatacaaatatgaaatttccagaactATCAATGACCACAGATAgagagaaatttaattaaaacttcaTAAGGGATTCAACTGTTTGGCTCTAACCTGATAGACTTAAAAGCCCCCAAATAGAAGATTTCCATAGCAAATGTAAGCATCCCAACAAACCCAAGAAGACCAGAGAAAAAGTAGACAGGTCCCTTATcaaggcagacagacacacaggtgCAGAGCCTCCCcccgcctgccccagccccgcCACAGCATCAGGAGGGGGCAGACAGGTCCTTTAGGAACAGGTGGTCAGGAGTGAGCAGCTCCAGGCCTGGGGGGCAGGCAACCCCTCCGCATCCCCTTACACCTGACAGACCTCACGGTGGAAGGAGGCCATAATGAGAACAGTGTTCCCCGCGCTTTCCATACAGGCGGTCCATTCATCCCCGTGACCATGCAGGGGGCATGCACAGGTACCCCTCCTGTTCTCAGGGAGGTACAACGCGCTCCACCTGCCCGATGGGGGGGCTTGGGGTGCAGGCAGTGGCCCGGCGTCGatgcacacacccacccacctcccgcCTTTCCCGCCAGGACACCCACCCGGGGGCAAAAGCCCCTGAATGGCATAGTCGCCCCTGGATTCCAACAGGAGAGCATCTGTGTGAATCTCAAACTAATTTCAAATGAACTATGTTCAgagaataaaagaggaagaatgatttctctgtagatGGTGACGTCGGCTAAAACTCCTTCCTGTAAATTCTCTAAATGGATGTGGGGCAGTTTCCAGGATGTGCTGTCATGGGCTAACTTTCGGGTCAGAAAGAATGGAAGTAAGCCTATGCTCAGGAACGTGGAAGAAGATAGGCAGAAAGGATGAGCAGACATCAGTGAGTTAGTTGTCTACAGGGAGGAAGGTGGGTGCGCAGGCGGAGAAATTCGTGGGCACAAATTTTCATGCAATTTTAAGTTTTGGACGAGTTCacatcttatatattttagatgtaaactaaaataaaaaccgagggacgcctgggtggctcagttggttaagcatctgtcttctgctcaggttacgatctcggggtcctgggatggagtcctgcgtcgagctccctgctcagcggggagcctgcttctccctctcccactccccctgctgtgctttctctctcgtgcactctctctctcaaataaataaataaataaataaaatcttaaaaaataaaataaaataaaaactaaaaggcagcaaGCCATAAAATGataaacacacagaaacaaatgaacctAACTTCTGTAAAACTGaccatttcagagaaaaaaaaaatgttgactttttaatttttttccagtgacATGCTTTAGTGGCCCATGGCAAACGATCCATCATGAAGCGTGGTCAGTTCCAATATGAGGGGACGTAGACAGGGGTGGAATGAGCAGCCTCATCGAGAAATCTTGGTCAGATGCTGGGCACTCTCTGGTCACACCCTGTTCACTGTGCTGCCTACGCCCACCCTGGGGTCTTGCCCCTGTGACAGTGCCCCACCTACTCACACTTTGATCTTTTGTGGACCATattctagagaaaaagaaatctgaacatCAACCTAGTAGTAGCATTCGTGTTGGTGACGATATTGGTGTTCTTATCGGAGTCCAAATTGAAACAGATGGAACTTGAGAAGGGGCTTTGAAGGAGGACTCGTTTAGAAGGATCtgtccccggggcgcctgggtggctcagatggttaagcgtctgccttcggctcaggtcatgatcccggggtcctgggatgggatcaagccccacatcaggctcctggctcagcggggagcctgcttctccctctctgtctgcctctccccctgctcatgctctctctttctgtctgtatctctgtgtctcaaatgaataaataaaatctttaaaaaaaaaaaaaaaagaaggatctgtccccagggaaggagggagggggctggggctaGGGGAGCCAACCTCTGACTACGCACAGTCAATAGAAGGGACAGAGAAGGATTCACGTTGTCGTTGGAATAAACCAAAAGATCAGTGGAGCAAAATAGAGTGGCAAGAAATTTGTGTAGAAATTTAGTGGATGAAGGGGATAACATTTCAATTCAAAGAAGTAAgacttatttaataaatagcaCATAGCCCGCTGAAATCAGTGTAGTGTGTGTCTCACAACATGAATTGGGAGTCACCCCTCAGCTTGCAATTTCTGCAAGATTCATGTTGCTGCTTTCTTAAATGTCGGATAGAATATAATAGTGAGGCTAACTGGGGTTTGAGAttttggcaggggaggggagatttTCATCCACAAATTATATTTCTGCAATAGATCTATGTCGATTCTGGCTATCCACCGCTTCTATAATAAGCTTTGATACTTTGTATCTTTCTAGGACTTTATGCATTTTGTCCAAGTTATGAGAATTATTTCCATCTAAAATGTTCCCTTAATATcctctttttttgagagagagagcacatgagtggggagggggcagggggagaaggagagcgagaatctcaagcaggggctcaatctcacgaccctgagatcatgacctgagccgaaaccaaggattggacacttaacggactgagcccacccaggcaccacttttAATATCCTTCTAGTTTCCATAAGATCTGTACTGGTGTCACATTCTTCATCCCTAGTAGTGATATATGTCAACTACCTGGGTTTTCCTGattagtctggctagaggtttatccaTTTTCCTGACCTTTTCAAAGatcaaaagtttttttaaaaaagattttatttatttatttgacagagagcgagagagagcacacaagcagggggagcagcagacagagagaagcaggctccccgctgagcagacaccccgatgcggggctcgatcccaggaccccaggatcctgacctgagtcggaggcagatggttaaccaaccgagccacccaggcacccctctttttttcaagattgtatttatttattaaagagagagagtgagagagagagcatgagcgggaagcctgatgtggggctcaatcctaggaccctgggattatgacctgagccaaaggcaggtgcttagccaactgagccacccaggtgtccctcaaaacTGTTTTTGATTGATTTTCTCTAtaggttttctgttttctatgtcATCGATTTTTGttattacattatttcttttcttttgcttgcaTTGGTTTCAAGCTGTTCTCCTAGTTACTTAAGCTGCAGGCTTAGATTTTGCAATTGAGCATATTTATGTGGCCTAATATAAGCATCAATGCTACAAATTCCCTTCAAAGTGTGCAtccacatattttaatatattttgttctcatttttaattaatttaaaatacttttctgagAAGGATCAAATCGTATCTTAGTCTATTGAATTCTTGGTGTTTCTCTATCGATTTgcaggagctctttatatattaaggaaattagATATTATTTGTGCtatcagttaaaaataattttcctcagTTCATCATTT contains these protein-coding regions:
- the LOC123326495 gene encoding beta-lactoglobulin-2-like, which gives rise to MKCLLLALGLALVCGIQAIVVPRTMENLDLQKVAGTWHSMAMAASDISLLDAETAPLRVYVQELRPTPEDNLEIILRKWEGNRCVEKKVFAEKTEHAAKFNINYLEKNKVFVLDTDYKNYLFFCVENTDAPEQRLMCQHLAKTLKVDNQVMEKFNRALETLPVHMRIILDLTQGKEQCRV